One window of Acropora palmata chromosome 1, jaAcrPala1.3, whole genome shotgun sequence genomic DNA carries:
- the LOC141885621 gene encoding uncharacterized protein LOC141885621, giving the protein MNLGKLSLFVWLFVSLEFVRTQGASNFVCEIYRGQCDRWCGFCSLGGLQRCSDVFPVSRCLFALRHYDAGGKRTLEGAERLAVTARTITETAFSAFTLETSEIVKKPLKPWRKVLEFNENLIRGIKIK; this is encoded by the exons ATGAACTTGGGCAAGCTTTCGTTATTCGTCTGGTTATTCGTCTCACTGGAG TTTGTAAGGACACAAGGAGCGTCCAACTTCGTTTGTGAAATCTACAGGGGGCAATGCGACCGGTGGTGCGGATTTTGCTCGC taGGGGGGCTGCAGCGCTGCAGCGATGTGTTTCCTGTTTCTCGATGTCTTTTTGCACTAAGACATTACGATGCCGGAGGAAAGAGAACATTGGAAGGTGCAGAAAGACTTGCTGTAACTGCGAGGACTATCA CCGAAACTGCGTTTAGCGCATTCACTTTGGAAACCTCAGAAATTGTAAAGAAGCCGTTAAAGCCTTGGAGAAAGGTATTAGAGTTCAACGAAAACCTAATAAGGGGTataaagataaaataa
- the LOC141891288 gene encoding polyunsaturated fatty acid 5-lipoxygenase-like: MSPCAVFLLAFLTFAVTARASELKDQKAKRTKAFKKSGTVECAIVSFDKASDACKIERQQELEVTKLDYELKAPSPGYPFSSLNKTVEELFRILLKDALNSHWIQLYNSTIWKNLGLFMYFYNTAKNIEFQTVGDFTRTYNFFVRNRFYGVRMGDRKYFQFQFDDPSIPFRNLSELALWREDEMFIDQRLAGSNPMLIQRVSRKPGKTGGVNWAKLRKMLNSKFNWKGAILDVLGIDISLGQAIDKGYIYAVEYPHCRGLESIGKDPFGTVIDAYSPIAIFASKPSRQTGRNRLKPVAIQLDSSKDSAVYTPMDSELWLMAKHVLQVTDFVQTQVIDHLSNVHLFMEPLCVCMQRQFSKLHPLHQILKYHCLGLLGTNKLGFPFLFAPGNGTLDKLTTVGARGAIRMVQRAYQNFNWGSTDFLVNIKKRGVGNKNKLPYFPYRDDGKLIYRTITRMVNEYVNLYYKSNKEIKQDQELQNFAKDASTDGSGKVKGFPSKFSTKKSLKKHLKRIIWILSAQHSALNYPVDHLGALTPNMPTKLYKDPRDGGEHYSIYSLPTAFTGGAQVSVAMTLASMRYDSLFDYGTSLPDIKGGEVVQKYYNYLHTSVKSIMQRRNAERFERGYLPYPYLVPGWIANSVHT, translated from the exons ATGTCTCCGTGCGCAGTTTTTTTGTTGGCATTTCTCACGTTTGCGGTAACAGCGAGGGCGTCAGAATTGAAAGACCAAAAGGCGAAACGCACAAAGGCTTTCAAAAAGTCAG GAACAGTAGAATGTGCCATTGTGTCTTTCGACAAAGCTTCAGACGCATGTAAAATCGAGAGACAACAAGAACTAGAAGTAACCAAACTGGATTATGAACTCAAAGCTCCATCTCCTGGATATCCCTTTTCTAGCTTGAATAAGACTGTTGAGGAACTTTTCAGGATTTTGTTGAAAGATGCTTTGAACAGCCACTGGATTCAGTTGTACAACTCCACCATCTGGAAAAATCTCGGcctttttatgtatttttacaACACAGCAAAGAACATTGAGTTTCAAACTGTTGGAGACTTCACAAGAACATACAACTTCTTCGTTAGAAATCGTTTTTATGGCGTTAGAATG GGGGACAGAAagtattttcagtttcagtttgaTGACCCAAGCATTCCATTCAGGAATCTATCAGAGCTTGCATTGTGGAGGGAAGACGAAATGTTCATTGATCAGCGGTTAGCCGGCTCAAACCCAATGCTCATTCAACGGGTTTCACGAAAACCAG GCAAAACAGGAGGAGTAAACTGGGCTAAGCTGAGAAAAATGCTGAACTCAAAGTTTAACTGGAAAGGAGCGATACTCGATGTCTTGGGGATAGACATTTCACTAGGCCAG GCAATAGACAAGGGATATATTTACGCTGTTGAGTATCCTCACTGTAGAGGACTGGAGTCCATAGGGAAAGACCCGTTTGGTACAGTTATTGACGCTTACTCTCCTATCGCCATATTTGCTTCCAAGCCCAGCAGGCAAACAGGGAGGAACCGTCTTAAGCCTGTGGCTATTCAACTGGACAGTTCTAAAG aTTCGGCAGTCTACACCCCAATGGATAGCGAGCTGTGGTTGATGGCCAAACATGTTCTCCAGGTTACAGACTTTGTGCAAACTCAAGTCATTGACCATCTTTCTAATGTGCATCTTTTCATGGAGCCCCTCTGTGTCTGCATGCAACGGCAATTCTCCAAACTGCACCCTTTGCACCAAATACTGAAGTACCATTGTCTGGGTCTGCTCGGGACCAATAAGCTTGGTTTTCCATTCCTCTTCGCACCAGGCAATGGCACGTTAGACAAACTAACCACTGTCGGCGCACGAGGTGCTATTCGCATGGTTCAACGAGCCTATCAGAACTTCAACTGGGGCAGCACTGATTTCTTGGTCAATATAAAA AAACGAGGGGTCGGGAACAAGAATAAACTTCCATATTTTCCATACAGAGACGATGGAAAGCTAATCTATCGCACGATCACACGAATGGTTAATGAATACGTCAATCT GTACTACAAGTCAAACAAAGAGATTAAACAAGACCAGGAATTACAGAATTTCGCCAAAGACGCCTCCACCGATGGATCTGGGAAG GTAAAAGGCTTTCCCAGCAAATTCTCCACGAAAAAGTCCCtaaaaaagcatttgaaacGCATTATTTGGATTTTGAGTGCCCAGCACAGTGCTCTTAACTATCCTGTTGACCACCTTGGAGCACTGACTCCCAACATGCCAACCAAGCTGTACAAAGACCCCAGAGATGGAGGTGAACATTACAGTATCTACAGTCTGCCAACAGCTTTTACCGGTGGG GCTCAAGTTTCCGTCGCAATGACTTTAGCTTCCATGCGTTATGACTCTTTGTTCGACTACGGCACCAGTCTGCCTGATATAAAGGGAGGAGAAGTGGTACAGAAATACTATAACTACTTGCATACATCTGTCAAGTCAATTATGCAAAGGAGAAATGCTGAACGATTTGAGAGAGGTTACCTTCCTTATCCATATTTGGTACCAGGGTGGATAGCAAATAGCGTACATACTTGA
- the LOC141885856 gene encoding uncharacterized protein LOC141885856: MWPIPCLLQICSGRNIGLHHIGSFYTRGRIIHLDELGQAFVIRLVIRLTGVCKDTRSDCEAVVGSFPSNFVCEIYRGQCDRWCGFCSQIGALQRCSDVFPVSRCLFALKTLQCRRNENIGRCRKTCCDCDDNHRNCV, encoded by the exons ATGTGGCCTATACCATGTCTGCTTCAGATCTGCTCTGGACGAAACATAGGTTTGCATCATATTGGCAgtttttatactagaggacgcattatccATCTGGATGAACTTGGGCAAGCATTCGTTATTCGTCTGGTTATTCGTCTCACTGGAG TTTGCAAGGACACAAGGAGCGATTGTGAAGCTGTTGTTGGCTCGTTTCCGTCCAACTTCGTTTGTGAAATCTACAGGGGGCAATGCGACCGGTGGTGCGGATTTTGCTCGC aaatCGGAGCGCTACAGCGCTGCAGCGATGTGTTTCCTGTTTCTCGGtgtctttttgcactgaaaacATTACAGTGCCGGAGGAACGAGAACATAGGAAGGTGCAGAAAGACTTGTTGTGACTGCGATGACAATCA CCGAAACTGCGTTTAG